In Actinomycetota bacterium, the following proteins share a genomic window:
- a CDS encoding SpoIIE family protein phosphatase yields MKNSAKTAKENKDTAIPIVGIGASAGGLKAFTQLLQHLPGDIRMAFVLVQHLDPKHVSILPELLAKATKMPVSEVKDGMLVEPNHVYVIPANVNMAIFHGVLNLMPRTEIRGLHLPIDFFLRSLAEDQSNKAIGVILSGTASDGALGLKEVKAAGGITFAQDPESAEYDGMPRSAVAAGVVDFILPPEKIANELARIGQHPFMARSMAKEEAKSLPEAKGDLMSKIFWLLRSTTGVDFTYYKQTTIKRRITRRMVVNKLDALEAYVRYLQEYPAEVMALYQDILITVTDFFRDRETFETLKKGVFPEIIKDKAPDLPIRVWVPGCSTGEEPYSIAMSLLESLEGMPKKPPVLIFATDINEIAIEKARAGIYPENITADVSPERLQRFFVKVEGGYQINTVIREMCIFAKHDVTKDPPFSRLDLVSFRNVLIYLNSTLQKKVIPALHYALQPKGYLVLGTSETVDGFIDLFEPVDKKHRIYSKKPAPSRLPVDFATRGYSPEYLEIEKRINMPREIILPKFDVQKEANHIVLEKYAPAGVIVDGNMEILQFRGHTGLFVEPAPGKASLNLLNMAREELALDLRTAINEAKKTNAPVNKEDIRIKHNGNYRDIAIEVIPIKAPSNESYYLVLFKENTAPADSELREAKPGKKKPAEERRSVEREIAKLKQELVATKEYLGSTIEEKDAAGEELRAANEEIQSSNEELQSINEELETSKEELQSSNEELTTVNDELQNRNRELMLLNDDLNNFNTSTDIPIIMLGNDLRIRRFTPTAERILNIIPSDVGRPIGDIRLKIDAPDLEQLILGVVGSLNMWQQEVQDNDGRWYSMQIRPYKTSDNRIAGAVISLLDIDETKRSLVQAEEARNYAQAIVETVREPLVVLDADLRVVSANQSFYRTFHVVKKETENILVYELGNRQWEIPKLRELLDGISSKSLRFEDVEVDHEFPDIGRRTMLFNARRIVRDAQGTDLILLAIEDITGRKRTEEESKKAKELSDALNNINADLISTLNIDKIMKRLVADAVKASGCESAAVVVREYDNWVIKFVYGFSDDLVGTALSDAKAKHLAMVARTKQMMVMNDAYNDERVDRKLMEEVGIRSFVAVPLLTRDSVIGMLTFHYRSAPVAFTGAQIDFASKLATTVSFALENTRLYVAERHIANTLQTALLAVPECIEEVEYGHFYRSATEAARVGGDFFDIFGLEGDRVGIVVGDVAGKGLEAATLTSLVRNTIRAYAYEQASPAVIMAKVNEAVVKGSCSGSFITVFFAIADTKSGVLRYCSAGHPPAMIKRTTAEVSLLEVNSPVIGAFNKLKFDEAEAVLKQGDVLVLYTDGVTEARCNGGFFEEEGLINLLKDMGPLSAGEVPEAIFNEVIACTKGEISDDIVVLALSLPSAGNAKS; encoded by the coding sequence ATGAAAAACTCGGCAAAAACGGCGAAAGAGAATAAAGATACGGCAATTCCGATTGTTGGGATTGGGGCTTCGGCCGGCGGCTTGAAGGCGTTCACCCAACTGCTCCAGCATCTGCCGGGTGACATCCGTATGGCGTTTGTGCTGGTTCAACACCTAGACCCAAAACATGTAAGCATTCTACCCGAGCTTCTGGCCAAGGCGACGAAGATGCCGGTAAGCGAAGTAAAAGACGGCATGCTCGTCGAGCCAAACCACGTATATGTCATTCCGGCCAACGTAAACATGGCTATTTTCCACGGGGTTCTAAACCTGATGCCGCGTACGGAAATCCGTGGGCTGCACTTGCCGATAGATTTTTTCTTGCGCTCTCTGGCGGAAGACCAGAGCAACAAAGCGATTGGGGTTATCTTATCGGGAACCGCTTCCGACGGCGCTCTGGGTCTAAAGGAGGTCAAGGCCGCGGGCGGCATCACCTTTGCCCAGGATCCGGAATCGGCCGAATACGATGGTATGCCACGTAGCGCTGTGGCCGCGGGCGTAGTCGATTTTATCCTGCCCCCTGAAAAAATCGCAAATGAGCTGGCAAGAATCGGGCAGCACCCTTTTATGGCCCGTTCCATGGCTAAAGAGGAGGCAAAATCGCTACCGGAAGCCAAGGGCGACCTCATGAGTAAGATATTCTGGTTGCTTCGAAGCACCACCGGCGTCGATTTTACTTATTACAAACAGACCACCATCAAGCGGCGCATCACGCGGCGCATGGTTGTGAACAAGCTCGATGCGCTGGAGGCGTACGTTAGATATCTGCAGGAATACCCAGCCGAAGTGATGGCTCTATACCAGGACATTCTCATTACCGTTACAGATTTTTTCCGGGATCGCGAAACATTCGAGACTTTAAAGAAAGGTGTATTCCCCGAAATTATCAAAGATAAAGCACCCGATTTACCTATCAGGGTGTGGGTGCCGGGGTGTTCCACTGGTGAGGAACCATATAGTATTGCCATGTCCTTGCTTGAGTCTTTGGAAGGAATGCCAAAAAAGCCCCCGGTTTTAATCTTTGCCACGGACATCAACGAGATAGCCATCGAGAAAGCCCGTGCGGGTATATATCCGGAAAACATTACGGCCGATGTCTCACCAGAGCGCCTGCAACGCTTCTTTGTTAAGGTGGAGGGCGGCTACCAGATTAACACGGTAATCCGCGAGATGTGCATCTTCGCCAAGCACGATGTGACCAAAGACCCGCCTTTCTCCAGGCTCGATCTCGTCAGCTTTCGAAATGTGCTTATCTACCTAAACTCGACCTTGCAAAAGAAAGTAATACCGGCGCTTCATTATGCTCTTCAGCCAAAGGGCTATCTCGTGCTGGGCACCTCTGAGACGGTTGACGGCTTTATCGACCTTTTTGAGCCGGTCGACAAAAAGCACAGAATTTACTCCAAAAAGCCGGCGCCATCTCGCCTGCCGGTAGACTTTGCTACAAGGGGTTACTCGCCGGAATATTTAGAGATTGAAAAAAGGATTAATATGCCCCGCGAGATAATACTCCCGAAATTCGATGTTCAGAAAGAGGCCAATCATATAGTCCTGGAGAAGTACGCCCCCGCCGGCGTTATTGTCGATGGTAATATGGAAATCCTTCAATTCCGCGGGCACACCGGTCTTTTTGTTGAACCGGCACCCGGAAAGGCGAGCCTAAATCTCTTAAACATGGCCCGAGAAGAATTAGCGTTAGATTTACGCACGGCTATCAATGAAGCAAAGAAGACAAATGCTCCCGTCAACAAGGAAGACATAAGGATCAAACATAACGGCAACTATAGGGATATCGCTATCGAGGTGATTCCCATAAAGGCGCCGTCTAATGAATCCTATTATTTGGTCCTTTTTAAAGAGAATACCGCGCCGGCCGATTCTGAGCTGCGGGAAGCCAAGCCTGGTAAGAAAAAACCTGCCGAAGAGCGAAGGTCTGTCGAGCGCGAAATCGCCAAACTAAAACAGGAGCTTGTCGCAACCAAAGAGTATTTAGGCTCGACCATTGAGGAGAAAGACGCCGCCGGCGAGGAACTTAGGGCCGCAAATGAGGAGATTCAGTCGAGCAACGAAGAGCTGCAAAGCATTAATGAGGAGCTGGAAACATCTAAAGAGGAACTTCAGTCGAGCAATGAAGAACTGACTACGGTCAACGATGAACTGCAGAATCGCAATCGGGAATTGATGCTGCTCAACGACGATTTGAATAATTTTAACACCAGCACCGATATCCCGATTATCATGCTGGGTAATGATTTACGCATAAGGCGCTTTACCCCTACGGCGGAGCGAATTCTTAATATAATCCCCTCCGACGTCGGTCGGCCAATCGGTGATATCAGGCTAAAGATAGACGCGCCCGACCTGGAGCAATTGATTCTAGGAGTTGTCGGAAGCCTCAACATGTGGCAGCAAGAAGTCCAAGATAATGATGGCCGCTGGTACTCTATGCAGATAAGGCCCTACAAGACTTCAGACAATAGGATTGCCGGCGCGGTTATATCGTTGCTCGATATCGACGAGACGAAACGCAGCTTAGTCCAGGCCGAAGAAGCCCGCAATTATGCCCAGGCTATCGTAGAAACAGTCAGGGAGCCTCTGGTAGTCCTCGATGCCGACCTGCGGGTCGTATCGGCAAATCAATCTTTCTACCGCACCTTCCATGTCGTGAAAAAGGAGACGGAGAACATTCTCGTCTACGAACTCGGCAACCGTCAGTGGGAGATACCAAAGCTGAGAGAACTACTGGACGGCATATCATCCAAAAGCCTCCGGTTCGAGGATGTCGAGGTCGACCACGAGTTCCCGGATATCGGACGCAGGACAATGTTGTTCAATGCCCGTCGAATTGTCCGGGATGCGCAGGGGACGGACTTGATTCTCCTCGCCATTGAGGACATCACCGGGCGCAAGCGAACGGAAGAGGAGTCTAAAAAAGCAAAAGAGCTAAGCGATGCTTTGAATAATATCAATGCGGACCTAATCTCAACGCTCAATATCGACAAGATAATGAAGCGGTTGGTGGCCGATGCCGTTAAGGCTTCGGGATGCGAATCGGCCGCGGTCGTCGTTCGTGAATACGATAACTGGGTTATAAAATTTGTCTACGGGTTTTCAGATGACTTGGTAGGCACAGCATTATCCGACGCGAAGGCAAAACACCTGGCGATGGTTGCTAGAACCAAGCAGATGATGGTAATGAACGATGCATACAATGACGAGAGGGTCGACCGCAAACTGATGGAGGAGGTGGGTATCCGGTCATTCGTAGCTGTGCCTCTCTTGACACGAGATTCCGTTATTGGCATGCTCACGTTCCACTACCGCTCGGCACCGGTCGCGTTTACCGGAGCCCAAATAGACTTCGCAAGCAAATTAGCGACCACAGTTTCTTTTGCCCTCGAAAACACTAGGCTCTATGTGGCCGAGCGACATATTGCGAATACTCTGCAGACCGCTCTGCTTGCCGTTCCGGAGTGTATTGAGGAAGTCGAATACGGGCACTTCTACCGCTCAGCCACCGAAGCGGCTCGAGTAGGCGGCGACTTCTTTGATATCTTCGGGCTGGAAGGAGACAGGGTCGGAATCGTCGTCGGTGACGTAGCGGGCAAAGGCTTGGAGGCGGCCACTCTTACCTCTCTGGTAAGAAACACTATACGGGCGTACGCGTATGAGCAAGCCTCTCCAGCCGTCATTATGGCCAAGGTCAATGAGGCGGTGGTAAAAGGTTCATGCTCGGGCAGCTTTATAACGGTCTTCTTTGCGATAGCCGATACGAAATCCGGCGTTCTCAGATACTGTAGCGCGGGGCACCCGCCGGCGATGATTAAGCGGACGACAGCTGAAGTTTCGCTGCTCGAAGTAAACAGCCCGGTCATCGGGGCGTTCAACAAGTTGAAATTCGATGAAGCTGAAGCGGTTCTCAAGCAGGGCGACGTGTTGGTTCTCTATACCGACGGGGTAACCGAGGCCAGATGTAACGGAGGTTTCTTCGAAGAAGAGGGTTTAATAAACCTGCTCAAGGACATGGGGCCGCTTTCGGCAGGGGAAGTGCCGGAAGCGATATTCAACGAAGTCATCGCATGCACAAAAGGTGAGATATCGGACGACATAGTAGTACTCGCGCTCTCTCTGCCGAGTGCGGGCAATGCTAAAAGCTAA
- a CDS encoding DUF4931 domain-containing protein codes for MNETTEPNEKAVREIRINPIVPSESVLVATARSMRPKKEEPPVPHDTRTYVETCPFCSGNEDMTPASILRVPSEGDWKMRIVENLYPILGDDNEDPNFVFGLQHTMNGYGRHEVVIDHSSHGIRIHEMTEEQLGLLFATYRTRMEQLYNANPRIKNVLVFKNFGPAAGASIAHTHSQIIAMPVVPDNVQAEVRNSSAFFETNHHCIFCSLIDEALTFEATLYDKDSGEIRRKINVGQFVVERSKRFIAIKPFASRYEWEVQILPLAHRADFLDANPEDLADLAWIFRRTMARLNAVLGGAPQYNYFLHSVPHGQEYDDCAPSFHWHIEICPRTSIPTGFELGSGLFVNTIAPEDAAERLRDARFEGAIRVRT; via the coding sequence ATGAATGAAACGACAGAGCCGAACGAGAAAGCCGTTCGCGAGATTAGAATCAATCCGATTGTGCCGAGTGAAAGCGTGCTCGTGGCTACGGCGCGGAGTATGCGTCCTAAAAAAGAAGAACCGCCCGTGCCCCATGATACGCGAACATATGTAGAGACTTGCCCTTTTTGCTCAGGAAATGAAGATATGACGCCGGCATCGATTCTTCGAGTCCCCTCGGAGGGTGACTGGAAAATGCGCATCGTCGAGAACCTCTATCCTATTCTCGGAGACGACAATGAAGACCCGAATTTCGTATTCGGGCTGCAACACACAATGAACGGATATGGCCGCCACGAAGTCGTCATCGACCATTCTTCGCACGGGATTCGTATCCATGAAATGACCGAGGAGCAGCTCGGCCTGCTTTTTGCCACTTACCGGACGCGAATGGAACAGCTCTATAATGCGAACCCGCGCATCAAGAACGTGTTGGTGTTTAAGAATTTCGGCCCGGCCGCCGGCGCAAGTATCGCGCACACGCACAGCCAGATAATCGCGATGCCCGTCGTGCCCGATAACGTGCAGGCGGAAGTCAGAAACAGCTCGGCGTTTTTCGAGACCAATCATCACTGTATTTTCTGTAGTTTAATCGATGAGGCGCTAACATTTGAGGCGACGCTTTACGACAAAGACTCTGGAGAAATACGGCGAAAAATAAATGTCGGGCAATTTGTAGTCGAGCGCAGCAAACGCTTTATAGCGATTAAACCCTTTGCGAGCAGGTATGAGTGGGAAGTGCAAATCCTTCCTCTCGCGCATCGAGCCGACTTTCTTGATGCAAATCCCGAGGATCTCGCGGACCTTGCCTGGATTTTCAGAAGGACGATGGCTCGGCTTAATGCGGTCTTGGGCGGAGCGCCGCAATATAACTACTTTCTCCATTCAGTACCCCACGGCCAAGAGTATGATGATTGCGCGCCGTCGTTCCATTGGCATATCGAAATATGCCCGCGCACCAGCATTCCAACCGGGTTTGAACTCGGCTCGGGACTTTTTGTGAACACCATCGCCCCCGAAGATGCGGCCGAGCGTCTTCGCGATGCGCGGTTTGAGGGAGCGATACGGGTCCGCACGTAG